In Verrucomicrobiota bacterium, the genomic window GGCAAAGGCTGGCTCCAAGTGGGTGGTGCCCACCACGGGTGATTTGGATTTTTCAAAGGTTTCCAGAAATTCACGCGGCTCCTTGAGCGTGGTAAAATACGATTCCAGATCGGGCGGGCAAGGCAGTGGCAGCCGGACATCTTCAGCACTGAACTCATCCACTCCGAATTGAATCCGCCCAGCGGTAGCTTGTTGGATCAAGGCGAGCACCCCAGGCTTCAACAGTGAGCTATAGGCGCGGCTGTGTGGACCCGCCCACTGACGCGTGGGAACATGGAAATGCCGCGCAATCTCTTCCCAAGCCAGGTGGTACACTTCCTCCGCCAACCGGCGCATTTCCGCGTCCTTGACATGAATCCGAATGCGCCCCACTTCCTTTAAAGCAACCACCGTATAGGTGGGGCTGTTATACTCGGTCAAGGCCCCCTGCGTCCTGGTGTACTCACAAAAATTACGCCACCGTTTTTGCGCGTATTCCCGCATCTCCGGCCAATCGTACAACTCGCTGGCCACCAGCGTCACGTAGCTGCCCATGATGGCGATGTTGGTGTAGCCAAGTGACACATTGCGCTTCTTGATCGAGCGCGCCGCGTGCTTGATGGCCTCATCCACCTTGCCCGCCAGATCAGGTTTAAGCCGTTGCCGGTGGTCCAGCGCCACTTGAAGCAGCGCGGCCCCGCAAAAATCCGCCCAATTCCAGTCCGGAGGCGACATCCGGCTGAGCGGCTCTTCCAAAAACCAAGACCAGATCCCGTACGTCTTGCTCTGCGGATCCTGATCTTGCAGCGAAATAACCTTGCGCAGAATGGCCTCTGCCCGGGGCAGCAACGCGTCATCCATGGTGTCCAGCAGCATCACCGCATACCACAACGAGCCACGCGTATCATGCACCGTTCCGGATTTGAGCGTAGTGTGGTAACCGGGCGATTTCAGCGGGCCCTTGGTCATTTGCTCGGCGGGATCGTACTTGGATTCATACGCCGCCAACGCCTTGCGCAACTGCGCCAATTGTTCGGGACGCGGGGCATAGCGCTGCGGAAAGCCACTATCCACAGCCACAGGGTTGGCAGCAGCGGTTCCCCAAGCAAACATCAAGCACAGACCCGTGGTCAGAAACAACAAAAGTGGCGACATATAGCGTGCGTGTATTGAGCTACTCCGCTGGCAGCACCATGATATTTTGCGGGCGCACATAGACCGACAGCGCTGCGCCCACCTGGCGGATATGATCCGGATTCTGCTCAAACGCCTTGATGCGTTCGCCGCCGGGAATCACCAACTCATATTGTTCCACTTCCCCCAGATAACACACATAACTGATCCGGGTTGCAAATCGGTTCACCGCACTCTCGCCAATCTCCACGGATTCGGGACGAAACCCCGCCAATACCCGTGCCCCCGGCTGCCAGCGCACATCCGCGACGGCCACCAGCGGGCCGGCGGAAGTCGCCAGCGTCATTTCCCCGCCGGTATGGCGTTCCACGGTGGCGGTCAGCCAGTTGGTTTCCCCAATGAAATCAGCCACAAACCGGTTGGCCGGCGTGCGGTAAATGGCCCGTGGATCCCCCAGTTGCTCGATCTTGCCATCCCGTAATACCGCCATGCGACTGGCCAGGGAGAGCGCCTCCTTTTGATCATGCGTGACGTAGATGGTCGTAATTTTGGTCTGCGCGTGAATCCGCCGGATTTCCTCGCGCATTTCAAGGCGGAGCTTGGCGTCCAGATTGGATAACGGTTCATCCAATAGCAGCACATCAGGGTTGATGACCAGCGCACGCGCCAAGGCGACCCGTTGCTGTTGTCCACCAGAGAGTTTGTCCGGTGTACGGGCGGCATAACTTTCCATGCGCACAATTTCCAGCGCGTTCTGGACCCGCTGCTTCTTTTCCGCCTCATTCACGCTGCGGACGTCCAGCCCGTACGCGACGTTTTGCGCCACAGTCATGTGCGGCCAGAGGGCATAATTCTGGAACACCATCCCGGTATTCCGCAAATGGGGCGGCACCCCCGCCATGGGCTTGTCCCCGAACAGCAGTTGCCCGCCATCGGGTTGATAAAAACCGGCGATGGTACGTAATAGCGTGGTTTTACCACAACCAGAAGGGCCGAGGAGAAAAAACAGTTCTTCGGATTGTATCTCCAGCGAGATACCTTTCAGCGCCACCGTATCGCCGAACTTCTTAACCAGATTTTGTATCGAGACGCGCATGTAATGTCGGGCCTATTGTCCACACCGGGCGACAAAGGTCAACGACGTTACGCAGCCGATCCGCCTGCTTTATTTGTAGCCGTCGAGGTTAGGAGACGGACCCCGGAAATTTCGGATTTCGGAATTACGGCAGTCCGTGTTCCATGCGCGGTTAACCGTTGAAATAAATGTACGCCCCAAGGATGAAGGCCAGGACGACCACGGAGGCCGCAACCTCTTTCCAATCCCAACTATCACGCGTGTCCTTCTTGTCGGTGTCGGACGCGGTGCCAAACGCGAGCCCCTTGATCTGGTTGGCGTCGGGCGCCGGCGTCATATAACTGACCACCACCATGACCAGCGCGGATACGATGGTGATGAGAATGCTGAAGTACTGAAAATTGATATTGTTGACGATCCAGAGGAATGATCCTTGCGTGTAGCCGGTCTCGAACCCCTTGAGTTTCATCGTCACCGGCGTATCTACCACCATGCGGAAAACACCCAGCGCAAAACCCACGACCATGGCCCACAGGCAACCTTGGGCGTTCAAGCGCTTCCAGAAAACGCCAAAGAAGAACACCACAAAAATGGGGGGTGCCAGATAGCCTTGCACCGCCTGCAAATAACCGTACAAGCCTTGCGCGCCTTGAATTACGGGAATCCACAGCAAGGCAATCACCACCATGACCACGGTGGCAATGCGCCCGGTGCGCACCAGTTGGTGCTGGGTCGCCTCGGGTTTCCATTTCTGATACAGGTCCACGGTGAAGAGGGTCGAGCACGCATTGAACACCCCGGCCAGGGAACCCATCAGCGCGGAGAGCAATCCAGCCACCACGATGCCGCGCAATCCCGACGGCAACAAATGCTGCACCATGAGCGGGAACGCGCCTTGGGAGGCATTCGGGTCCGCATGTGGGCCGATCAAGGCCGCCGCCAACGCGGGATTCTTGCCGCTTTTCGCCAGCGCAAAACAAATCAAGCCGGGAATAATAAACAGGTACACTGGAAAGAGCTTCAAGAAGGCCGCAAAGATACTCCCGCGCCGCGCCGTCTTTTGGTCCGGGGCGCCCAAAGCGCGTTGCACGATATACTGATCGGTACACCAATACCACAGGCCAATCACCGGCGCGCAGATGGCCATGCCCAGCCAGGGAAATTTATCGTTGAAATACCAGGCAATGCGCGTGGATTCCTTGACCGGTTGCCAGGTACTCTCCATGCCAGCGGGAATCAGGGGCTTCCAGAGGTTGAACATTTCCGAACCGCAAATGCGGCGCAATTCGCTCCAACCACCCAGTTGACTGAGCCCATAGAACGTGAGCAACCCGGACCCGCCAATCAAGATGACCACCTGCACCGCATCATTATAGGCCACTGCGCGCATGCCGCCCAGCGTGGTGTACAACCCCGTGAGAATGATCACTAGGAACGAACCAATCCAGAAACTATCCAGGACCGCTCCCCCCAGATTCAACTTCAGTTCGGGCAGCAACGTGGCAAACACCACGCCGCCAGCAAAAATACCCACCGCGATCTTGGACACCACAAAAGTGATCAACGAGACGATGGACAGCACATAGCGCGATTTGGTGCAGAACCGGCGTTCGAGAAACTCCGGCATGGTGAACACCAGCGAGCGCGCGTAAAATGGCACAAACACCCACGCCAGCACCAGCAGACACCAGGCGTGCAGCTCATAATGAGCCATGGCCACACCATCCTTGGCGCCAGACCCGGCCAACCCGACAATATGCTCGGAGCCAATGTTGGAAGCGAAGATGGACGCGCCGACAATCCACCAACTCAAGTTTCGGCCCGCCAGGAAGTAATCCGACGCCGTGTCCTTGTTTTTACGAATCACCCACCACGCCACCCCGCCAAGGATGCCGAAATAACATGCGATCACCAGCCAATCAAGACCTGTCATAATCTGTATGCCTGTGTTCTAAGGTTTATAATTGGCGGTTAATTCACACCATTTGCCGGGCGGAAGCAATCATATTTTCCACGGCCCGCGTCATTATTTCATGTGACGCGCACGTTTTCTCCCGGAACCACGGAGATCGACATTCCTGTTATCAATGAAAGTCCCTGGATATTTTCAACTGACAACAGTGATGCCAGCGTCATCGGCGGTCAATTTCGGCTGGCGCTGTTCGCTGACTAAAATCCAGGGCTTGGTGTTTCCCTTACTGCTCCGTAAACGTCACGGCGTGTTTGAGCGCCTGTTCATATACCAGCTTGAGCGGCACGCGCGCGGTTTCGGCGACTTGGCGGCAGGATTCAAACTCCGGGGCGACCTGGAGCACGCGTCCGTCCAGTTTCCCCAGTTTGACGGTGACTTCGCCATGCTCCGTTTTTACCGAGGTGAATTCGCGTTTCAGTTTCCGGCGTTCACATAGGGTACGACGCACACCAAGCGCGCTGGTTTCGCGCAGCAGGAATTCGGAAAAATGATCGGCCTCGTCCGCGCCGCAAACCAGGGTGACCAGCAGACCGGGGCGGTGCTTCTTCATTTGCACCGGGGTATAGAACAGGTCCAAGGCCCCCTCGCCCATGGCCTTTTCCATCACGTAACCCAGGATTTCCGGGTTGAGGTTGTCCAGGTTGGTTTCCAACACCGCCACCGTATCGGTTTCCCAGTCATGCGTGGCGGCGGATTCCATCCGAGCCTGCCCCAACACCGCGCGCAGCACGTTGGGACGGGTTTTGTTCACCCGCGTGCCCAATCCGTACCCGATCTGCTCCGCCACCAATCCTTGCATGGGGCCAAACTGCTCGACGAATTCCGCCAAAAGGGCGGCGCCGGTGGGGGTCACGAGTTCATGTGGTTCTTCGCATTGCGTCACCGCGATGCCGCGCGCGCCAAGAATTTCCAGCGTAGCCGCCGTGGGCACCGGGAAGCGTCCGTGCGCGCACTCGACCCAGCCCGTGCCTTCCACAACGTTCGCCGCGAGCACCCTCGGTTTGCCAAGCATTTCCAACGCGATGCAAGCACCTACGATGTCCACAATGGAATCCACCGCGCCGACTTCATGGAAATGAACCGCCTCCGGTTTTTTCCCATGCACCCGGCCTTCCGCCTCCGCGACGCGTTGGAACACGGCGATGGCCTTGGTTTTCACCCAGTCAGAAAGGCTGGATTCGACAATGAGTTGCTTGATGTCGCGGAAATTCCGCCCGTGCTCATGGTCATGCTCGTGATGCCCATGCCCATGGCCGTGTTCAGATTCATGAGGATGACCGTGTTCATGGTGTTCATGGTCGTGTCCATGTGCGTCGCTGTCATGGTGATGGTGCCCGTGACCATGCTCATGCCCGTGCGCATCGTGATCCGGATGATCCTGATGCGAGTGCTCGAACTCCAGGTGGACATCGAACTTAACGCCCGCGATGCTGCCGTTTTGTTTTTTGGCCACGTGCAGATGATAGCCGGGCAGATGAAGTTGCCCCAAGGCCTGCCCCAAAGCGCAGGCATCCACCCCCAAATCGAGCATCGCGCCAAGAAACATGTCACCGCTGATGCCGCTGAAAATATCGAGGTAAAGCACTTTCATAGTCTGATCAAAATATTCACAACCAACTATTTGCCCTCACCCGCCGCGAGCGCGTTGATCTGGCTGGCGGCGTATCCAGCTCCGAAGCCGTTATCAATGTTCACCACGGTAATACCACTGCTGCAACTGTTGAGCATAC contains:
- a CDS encoding sodium:solute symporter codes for the protein MTGLDWLVIACYFGILGGVAWWVIRKNKDTASDYFLAGRNLSWWIVGASIFASNIGSEHIVGLAGSGAKDGVAMAHYELHAWCLLVLAWVFVPFYARSLVFTMPEFLERRFCTKSRYVLSIVSLITFVVSKIAVGIFAGGVVFATLLPELKLNLGGAVLDSFWIGSFLVIILTGLYTTLGGMRAVAYNDAVQVVILIGGSGLLTFYGLSQLGGWSELRRICGSEMFNLWKPLIPAGMESTWQPVKESTRIAWYFNDKFPWLGMAICAPVIGLWYWCTDQYIVQRALGAPDQKTARRGSIFAAFLKLFPVYLFIIPGLICFALAKSGKNPALAAALIGPHADPNASQGAFPLMVQHLLPSGLRGIVVAGLLSALMGSLAGVFNACSTLFTVDLYQKWKPEATQHQLVRTGRIATVVMVVIALLWIPVIQGAQGLYGYLQAVQGYLAPPIFVVFFFGVFWKRLNAQGCLWAMVVGFALGVFRMVVDTPVTMKLKGFETGYTQGSFLWIVNNINFQYFSILITIVSALVMVVVSYMTPAPDANQIKGLAFGTASDTDKKDTRDSWDWKEVAASVVVLAFILGAYIYFNG
- the larC gene encoding nickel pincer cofactor biosynthesis protein LarC, producing MKVLYLDIFSGISGDMFLGAMLDLGVDACALGQALGQLHLPGYHLHVAKKQNGSIAGVKFDVHLEFEHSHQDHPDHDAHGHEHGHGHHHHDSDAHGHDHEHHEHGHPHESEHGHGHGHHEHDHEHGRNFRDIKQLIVESSLSDWVKTKAIAVFQRVAEAEGRVHGKKPEAVHFHEVGAVDSIVDIVGACIALEMLGKPRVLAANVVEGTGWVECAHGRFPVPTAATLEILGARGIAVTQCEEPHELVTPTGAALLAEFVEQFGPMQGLVAEQIGYGLGTRVNKTRPNVLRAVLGQARMESAATHDWETDTVAVLETNLDNLNPEILGYVMEKAMGEGALDLFYTPVQMKKHRPGLLVTLVCGADEADHFSEFLLRETSALGVRRTLCERRKLKREFTSVKTEHGEVTVKLGKLDGRVLQVAPEFESCRQVAETARVPLKLVYEQALKHAVTFTEQ
- a CDS encoding ABC transporter ATP-binding protein, which encodes MRVSIQNLVKKFGDTVALKGISLEIQSEELFFLLGPSGCGKTTLLRTIAGFYQPDGGQLLFGDKPMAGVPPHLRNTGMVFQNYALWPHMTVAQNVAYGLDVRSVNEAEKKQRVQNALEIVRMESYAARTPDKLSGGQQQRVALARALVINPDVLLLDEPLSNLDAKLRLEMREEIRRIHAQTKITTIYVTHDQKEALSLASRMAVLRDGKIEQLGDPRAIYRTPANRFVADFIGETNWLTATVERHTGGEMTLATSAGPLVAVADVRWQPGARVLAGFRPESVEIGESAVNRFATRISYVCYLGEVEQYELVIPGGERIKAFEQNPDHIRQVGAALSVYVRPQNIMVLPAE